The following proteins come from a genomic window of Micromonospora echinofusca:
- a CDS encoding tyrosine-type recombinase/integrase yields the protein MHDKQDESAQRLIEEFLTARATRKPSPHTLEAYRRDLRAVAALAAEEATPPLPLDALPVAALTARVMRAAFARYAAPRAAASVHRAWSTWNSFFSFLVADGVVAGNPMPAVGRPRAPLPQPKPLRGADTPEQLLASVARQEGRQRDPWPERDLAVLALALCAGLRLSELLALRVGSLTGRAGERRVDVAGKGGRPRVVPIEPELDGVLVGYLESRVRRFGSRTVRPDAPLLVDRQGEPLRRGGLQYLVESCYRRAGITDRVPRGARLHALRHTFATRLAEDGASAAEIMRLLGHASLASSQTYIEVTAGQQRAAVRSNRTNRALAGLVAAERDGRS from the coding sequence ATGCATGACAAACAGGACGAATCGGCGCAGCGGCTGATCGAGGAGTTCCTGACGGCCCGCGCCACCCGCAAGCCCTCCCCCCACACGCTGGAGGCGTACCGGCGGGACCTGCGTGCCGTCGCCGCCCTCGCGGCCGAGGAGGCCACCCCTCCCCTCCCCCTCGACGCGCTCCCCGTCGCCGCCCTCACCGCCCGCGTCATGCGCGCGGCATTCGCCCGGTATGCCGCTCCCCGGGCGGCCGCGTCGGTGCACCGGGCATGGTCCACCTGGAACAGTTTCTTCTCCTTCCTGGTCGCTGACGGGGTGGTCGCCGGCAACCCGATGCCGGCGGTCGGTCGACCCCGGGCGCCTCTCCCCCAGCCCAAGCCGCTGCGTGGCGCGGACACCCCGGAGCAGCTGCTCGCCTCGGTGGCCCGGCAGGAGGGCCGCCAGCGCGACCCGTGGCCGGAGCGCGACCTGGCGGTGCTGGCGTTGGCGCTCTGCGCGGGGCTGCGACTGTCGGAGCTGCTGGCACTGCGCGTGGGATCGCTGACGGGCCGTGCGGGCGAGCGGCGGGTCGACGTGGCCGGCAAGGGCGGGCGGCCGAGGGTGGTGCCGATCGAGCCGGAGCTGGACGGGGTGCTGGTGGGTTACCTGGAGAGCCGGGTGCGGCGGTTCGGGTCGCGTACGGTGCGGCCGGACGCGCCGCTGCTGGTGGACCGTCAGGGTGAGCCGCTGCGCCGGGGCGGGTTGCAGTATCTGGTGGAGTCCTGCTACCGGCGGGCGGGCATCACCGACCGGGTGCCGCGGGGGGCGCGGTTGCACGCGTTGCGGCACACCTTCGCGACGCGGTTGGCGGAGGACGGGGCGAGTGCGGCGGAGATCATGCGGTTGCTGGGTCACGCGTCGTTGGCGTCGTCGCAGACGTACATCGAGGTGACGGCCGGGCAGCAGCGTGCGGCGGTGCGGTCCAACCGTACCAATCGGGCGTTGGCGGGGTTGGTGGCGGCGGAGCGCGACGGGCGGTCGTGA
- a CDS encoding AAA family ATPase — protein MRIHDRPPLCTLALARYLGRPPGRVLVEEVQRVLRDGAYERPVFLVQPLGFVTPSAARRIGYAESLAFARVHEEIYRAHGHRLIPVPPAPVQVRAARVETHLRHLAVLPPDRAEGVPDPVHLT, from the coding sequence GTGCGGATCCACGACCGGCCGCCGCTGTGCACGTTGGCCCTCGCGCGGTACCTGGGCCGCCCGCCGGGGCGCGTGCTGGTCGAAGAGGTGCAGCGGGTGCTCCGCGACGGCGCCTACGAGCGGCCGGTCTTCCTGGTCCAGCCCCTGGGCTTCGTGACGCCCAGCGCCGCCCGCCGCATCGGCTACGCCGAGTCGCTGGCGTTCGCCCGCGTGCACGAGGAGATCTATCGCGCGCACGGCCATCGGCTGATCCCGGTGCCGCCCGCGCCGGTGCAGGTGCGGGCGGCACGGGTGGAGACGCACCTGCGGCACCTCGCCGTCCTGCCGCCGGACCGGGCCGAGGGAGTGCCCGATCCGGTCCACTTGACATAA
- a CDS encoding ATP-binding cassette domain-containing protein: protein MSTATRMHTPHVADTHDLIRVQGARVNNLKDVSVEIPKRRLTVFTGVSGSGKSSLVFGTIAAESQRMINETYSAFVQGFMPSLTRPEVDLLEGLTTAIIVDQERMGANPRSTVGTATDANAMLRILFSRLGQPHIGSPNAYSFNIPTVTASGAITVERGTKTKAEKATFHRLGGMCPRCEGMGTVNDIDLTALYDASKSLNEGALTIPGYSMDGWYGRIFRGCGYFDPDKPINKFTKKELHDLLHREPTKIKIDGINLTYAGLIPQIQKSFLAKDVDALQPHIRAFVERAVTFQTCPSCDGTRLSPEARSSKIKGKSIADVCAIQISDLATWVRDLDEPSVAPLLKGLQHLLDSFEEIGLGYLSLDRPAGTLSGGEAQRTKMIRHLGSSLTDVTYVFDEPTIGLHPHDIERMNNLLRQLRDKGNTVLVVEHKPETITIADHVVDLGPGAGTQGGTVCFEGSVEQLRGSGTVTGRHLDDRATLKKTVRTPTGTLQIRDANAHNLRDVDVDIPLGVLCAITGVAGSGKSSLIHGSVAGRDGVVVIDQGAIRGSRRSNPATYTGLLDPIRKAFAKANGVKPALFSANSEGACPTCNGAGVIYTDLGVMATVETTCEECGGKRFQAAVLDYTLGGRNIADVLAMSVAEAEEFFGSGDARIPAAHAILARLADVGLGYLSLGQPLTTLSGGERQRLKLATHMAEKGGVYVLDEPTTGLHLADVEQLLALLDRLVEAGKSVIVIEHHQAVMAHADWIIDLGPGAGHDGGRIVFEGTPADLVTTASTLTGKHLAAYVGA, encoded by the coding sequence ATGAGCACGGCCACGAGGATGCATACCCCGCACGTCGCCGACACCCACGACCTGATCCGCGTGCAGGGCGCCCGCGTCAACAACCTCAAGGACGTCAGCGTCGAAATCCCGAAACGCCGCCTGACCGTCTTCACCGGCGTCTCCGGCTCAGGCAAGAGCTCACTGGTGTTCGGCACCATCGCCGCCGAGTCACAACGAATGATCAACGAAACCTACAGCGCCTTCGTGCAGGGCTTCATGCCGTCGCTCACCCGACCCGAGGTCGACCTGCTCGAAGGACTGACCACGGCGATCATCGTCGACCAGGAACGAATGGGCGCCAACCCGCGCTCCACCGTCGGCACCGCCACCGACGCCAACGCCATGCTGCGCATCCTGTTCAGCCGGCTCGGCCAACCCCACATCGGCTCACCCAACGCGTACTCCTTCAACATCCCCACCGTCACGGCCAGCGGCGCGATCACCGTCGAACGAGGCACCAAGACCAAGGCGGAGAAGGCCACCTTCCACCGCCTCGGCGGCATGTGCCCACGCTGCGAGGGCATGGGCACCGTCAACGACATCGACCTGACCGCCCTCTACGACGCCAGCAAGTCACTCAACGAGGGCGCGCTCACCATCCCCGGCTACAGCATGGACGGCTGGTACGGCCGCATCTTCCGCGGCTGCGGCTACTTCGACCCCGACAAGCCCATCAACAAGTTCACCAAGAAGGAACTGCACGACCTGCTCCACCGCGAACCCACCAAAATCAAGATCGACGGCATCAACCTGACGTACGCCGGCCTCATCCCGCAGATCCAGAAGTCCTTCCTCGCCAAGGACGTCGACGCCCTGCAGCCCCACATCCGGGCCTTCGTCGAACGGGCCGTCACCTTCCAGACCTGCCCCAGCTGCGACGGCACCCGCCTCAGCCCCGAAGCCCGCTCCTCGAAGATCAAGGGCAAGAGCATCGCCGACGTCTGCGCCATACAGATCAGCGACCTCGCCACCTGGGTACGCGACCTCGACGAACCATCCGTCGCACCCCTGCTCAAAGGGCTGCAACACCTCCTCGACAGCTTCGAGGAGATCGGCCTGGGCTACCTCTCACTCGACCGACCCGCCGGCACCCTCTCCGGGGGAGAGGCACAACGCACCAAGATGATCCGCCACCTCGGATCGTCCCTCACCGACGTCACCTACGTCTTCGACGAACCCACCATCGGCCTGCACCCGCACGACATCGAGCGGATGAACAACCTGCTGCGGCAACTACGCGACAAGGGCAACACCGTCCTCGTCGTCGAACACAAACCCGAGACCATCACGATCGCCGACCACGTCGTCGACCTCGGCCCCGGCGCCGGCACCCAGGGCGGCACCGTCTGCTTCGAGGGCAGCGTGGAACAACTGCGGGGGAGCGGCACCGTCACCGGCCGCCACCTCGACGACCGCGCCACCCTCAAGAAGACCGTACGCACCCCCACCGGCACCCTGCAGATCCGCGACGCCAACGCACACAACCTGCGCGACGTCGACGTCGACATCCCACTCGGCGTCCTCTGCGCCATCACCGGCGTCGCCGGCTCCGGCAAGAGCTCACTGATCCACGGCTCGGTCGCCGGCCGCGACGGCGTGGTCGTCATCGACCAGGGCGCCATCCGCGGCTCGCGACGCAGCAACCCGGCCACCTACACCGGCCTGCTCGACCCGATCCGCAAGGCGTTCGCCAAGGCCAACGGCGTGAAACCGGCCCTGTTCAGCGCCAACTCCGAGGGCGCCTGCCCCACCTGCAACGGCGCCGGCGTCATCTACACCGACCTGGGCGTCATGGCGACCGTCGAGACCACCTGCGAGGAGTGCGGCGGCAAGCGGTTCCAGGCCGCCGTACTCGACTACACGCTCGGCGGCCGCAACATCGCCGACGTGCTCGCCATGTCCGTCGCCGAGGCCGAGGAGTTCTTCGGCTCCGGCGACGCCCGCATCCCCGCCGCCCACGCGATCCTGGCCCGCCTCGCCGACGTCGGGCTCGGCTACCTCAGCCTCGGCCAGCCCCTCACCACGCTCTCCGGCGGCGAGCGGCAGCGCCTCAAGCTGGCCACCCACATGGCCGAGAAGGGCGGCGTCTACGTCCTCGACGAACCGACCACCGGCCTGCACCTCGCCGACGTCGAGCAACTACTCGCACTGCTCGACCGCCTCGTCGAGGCCGGCAAGTCGGTCATCGTCATCGAGCACCACCAGGCGGTCATGGCCCACGCCGACTGGATCATCGACCTCGGTCCCGGCGCCGGCCACGACGGCGGCCGCATCGTCTTCGAGGGCACCCCCGCCGACCTCGTCACCACCGCCTCCACCCTCACCGGCAAGCACCTCGCCGCCTACGTCGGCGCCTGA
- a CDS encoding VOC family protein → MNITIHYAFLPHTDADAALTFYRDTLGFEVRNDVGYDGMRWLTVGPPGQPGTSIVLHPPAADPGITDAERQTILELIAKGSYGAITLATDDLDGLFDRLQASDADVVQEPTEQPYGVRDCAFRDPTGNLIRINELR, encoded by the coding sequence ATGAACATCACCATCCACTACGCCTTCCTCCCGCACACCGACGCCGACGCCGCCCTGACCTTCTACCGCGACACCCTCGGCTTCGAGGTCCGCAACGACGTCGGATACGACGGCATGCGCTGGCTCACCGTCGGCCCACCCGGCCAGCCCGGCACCTCCATCGTCCTGCACCCACCGGCCGCCGACCCCGGCATCACCGACGCCGAACGCCAGACCATCCTCGAACTCATCGCCAAGGGCAGCTACGGCGCCATCACCCTGGCCACCGACGACCTCGACGGCCTCTTCGACCGGCTACAGGCCAGCGACGCCGACGTCGTCCAGGAACCCACCGAACAGCCGTACGGCGTGCGCGACTGTGCCTTCCGCGATCCCACAGGCAACCTGATCCGCATCAACGAACTGCGCTGA
- a CDS encoding helix-turn-helix transcriptional regulator, with protein MSSTSAAAQHLRDLARLRRVRDRIDREYAKPLDVEALARGVNMSAGHLSRQFRLAYGESPYAYLMTRRIERAMALLRRGDLSVTEVCFTVGCSSLGTFSTRFTELVGVPPSTYRARAAHATGELPSCITRQVTRPIRNREARATQPQLA; from the coding sequence GTGAGCAGCACCTCCGCCGCAGCCCAGCACCTGCGCGACCTCGCCCGACTGCGCCGCGTACGCGACCGCATCGACCGCGAGTACGCCAAGCCACTCGACGTCGAAGCCCTCGCCCGCGGCGTGAACATGTCCGCCGGACACCTCAGCCGCCAGTTCCGCCTCGCCTACGGCGAGTCCCCGTACGCCTATCTCATGACCCGACGCATCGAACGCGCCATGGCCCTGCTGCGTCGCGGCGACCTCAGCGTCACCGAAGTCTGCTTCACCGTCGGCTGCTCCTCCCTGGGCACCTTCAGCACCCGCTTCACCGAACTCGTCGGCGTCCCACCGAGCACCTACCGCGCCCGCGCCGCCCACGCCACGGGGGAACTGCCGTCGTGCATCACCCGACAGGTCACCAGACCGATCAGGAATCGAGAAGCACGGGCCACCCAGCCACAACTAGCGTGA
- a CDS encoding SDR family oxidoreductase, giving the protein MTPVTVITGGSRGIGAATARRLAHAGHHVAFSYRRDHHAATAVLAAIEATGVRGLAVPADTRDPDQVTTLFDAAADLGPLTGLVNNAGITSPIGAFVDLDPTDLRDVVDVNLIGYVLCAQQAARRMDRHGAIVNVSSVAATLGSPGEYIHYAAVKAATDTLTTGLAKELAPRGIRVNAVAPGIIRTDIHALSGQPDRPDRAAARIPLGRPGEPDEVAAAIAWLLGPDATYTTGTVLRVAGGL; this is encoded by the coding sequence TTGACACCGGTCACCGTCATCACCGGCGGCAGCCGCGGCATCGGCGCCGCCACCGCCCGCCGCCTCGCCCACGCCGGACACCACGTCGCCTTCAGCTACCGCCGCGACCACCACGCCGCCACCGCCGTGCTCGCCGCCATCGAAGCTACCGGCGTACGCGGCCTCGCCGTCCCCGCCGACACCCGAGACCCCGACCAGGTCACCACCCTGTTCGACGCCGCCGCCGACCTCGGCCCCCTCACCGGCCTGGTCAACAACGCCGGCATCACCAGCCCCATCGGCGCCTTCGTCGACCTCGACCCCACCGACCTACGCGACGTCGTCGACGTCAACCTCATCGGCTACGTCCTCTGCGCCCAGCAGGCCGCCCGCCGCATGGACCGCCACGGCGCCATCGTCAACGTCTCCTCCGTCGCCGCCACCCTCGGCAGCCCCGGCGAATACATCCACTACGCCGCCGTCAAAGCCGCCACCGACACCCTCACCACCGGCCTCGCCAAGGAACTCGCCCCCCGCGGCATCCGCGTCAACGCCGTCGCCCCCGGCATCATCCGCACCGACATCCACGCCCTCTCCGGCCAACCCGACCGACCCGACCGCGCCGCCGCCCGCATCCCACTGGGCCGCCCCGGCGAACCCGACGAGGTCGCCGCCGCCATCGCCTGGCTGCTCGGCCCCGACGCCACCTACACCACCGGCACCGTCCTACGCGTCGCCGGCGGCCTCTGA